AGGCAGGAGTCAATCAACGGATTGTTACATTTCATGCACTGCACACAGGCAATAATTATTTTACGAGACAAGCAATAAACCTGGTTGTCATCAccgccatcatcatcatcatcatcatcatcatcatcatcatcatcatcatcatgattCACTTTCACGCCCGGTTAAATCACATAGGCTACACAGTAGGCAAAACAATActgtacacacatacacacgagTAAGTGCACAGGCACACAAACACATCCCCTTACAAGCACACCTCCCAATGCACCATGGTATGTAACTTAAACTTAAGTGGTGGATAGCGTGTCCCCTGATACCCGAGAATAAAAAAAGCGAACAAAGAAGGCAAACAGAACGCAACACAAGGGGAACGAGTGATAAACCACTGACAGTATAAGGACACTTGAAGAAAGATTGTATTGTTTGGATTAACTAAACACAGTTGCTATGTACCGCCGTGTCTGCTGGTTATAGCTTGTCAAAGCATATTAAATAATAACTATTTGTCGTGTATGGCAAAAATAAATGACTAAGACCTCTTGCAGCAGTTGTTAAAAGGCCACTgaatgcttgtgtgtgtgtgtgtgtttgtgtgtgagagagatgcAAACTCAACAGCACAGGTAGGAACTAGCCATAAAGTCTTTAGCCTTAAACTGTCATGCATTGACATTACCATATAAAGGACTGCCTCGGTTTCTTGCTCAAGTTTCCAATCATGCCATTATAAAGATTGAACTGTATGCATACAGTACAGCTTCCTGTTGGTAAGTCACCAAACCTGGAGGAGCCCCTGGAACAGGGAGAAGCTGATTACCAGGCTAGCGATAAAAGCAAACGAAAATACAGTACCTCCACCTCGTAACATGTTGGATTTCAAAGGCAGAAGCTGTCAAATAATGTCAGTAAATGATCAGAGTTAAGTACAAGCTTCAGTTTTGTGGCTGCAACTATGCAAAATACCTACATAGCACAAGTATTCTGCTGGAGCAACTTATTTAGCATATTTTCCTGACAACAGAATATCAGAGTGCTGTCTTACAGAGAAATGACGGATATATTTTGGGACTAGAGCTCGTGGCCTGTTTTTTCAGTTTAACTGAATAAGGCCCAAACTTGAAAATGTCACCCCGTACTGTAAATCCTTACATTATCACTTTGTTGACCTGAAGTTAAAATGTCTTTAAACTTCTTGAGTTACTTGACTTTAACTGATTCAATGTGAATTTAGTGGAGAGCGACTCAGCTTAAAAAGTACTACTTTTACACAAAAGGACACTTTGAAATCTTTCCTCTTAAAGCATCAAACCCAGCACTGCCCTGCCAATGTCCCATCTGCAGAAAGCCCACATTAATAATAAACGTTTCTAGCAGACAGTAACACTGAACTTTTCCAAACCCCAAAAGGACAGTTGTATGATAAGGTTTCTTAGTGCGCTTAAACATGTGTTTAGGAGAGAAGTAGACAAAATTAGAAGCTGTATAGAGACATTATTTCATATTGTCAGATCTCCCTCACTCAGTTTGTCTTTTTTCTCCAATTCTTCCAGCTCTATGAAGCTTTGGCTTTTCTTGCCCGTGGCGACGTTTTATCCTCAGACTTCAAAACTCCATTGGAAGCACCTCCTGACAAGACAAGGGACTAGAATCATTCCTGATGAAAGCCATTTCAGAAGTATATGTTCAACAatgaaaatattaaataaacaatctGAAACGAGACAAAACACAGAGTATTGCATTTGATTTATTTGGTTGACTGAAAGGATGCTTAAGTTTGTGAATACTCACCCCTTGTAGGCTCCCTTTTTTGAGGCTTGCTCTTTGGGCTAACTGCCTTCTTCTTTGACGCCTGGTTCTGGCTGTGCTCCCTCCACTTTTTCAACTGGAAGTTGATGAATTTCCACATCATCCAAGCCTGTGTCAGGCAGATAGCAGCCAGACAAGTCATCCTGGTGGGAGGGTAAGATGCATTTTAAGAACTACAAAAGTTATTTCAATTGTGAACAGAAACTAAATGTTTTAGTTTGCTAGGTACGACATATTAAAACGTCTTCCTGTCATCTGCACTTGCCTTATGGTGAGCACATTGAAGTTGCCTTCTGCTAGAGAAAAGCCCTGGTTTTCTGTACGGGGCAGCCCAAAGCCAAACGTCAGAACTGAAAGAGTgagggtgaggaggcgggcaatCACAAAGAGTAGCGCCCACAGGGTGAAACTGAGAAGAAAAAAGACAAGAGGTTGTTGAAATCAGTAAGGTGGAATTTGCTAATTTCGAATAATGACAGCTTGATTGTAAGATGAATGAAAGCAGTACCCCTTCTGCTTGTTCTCATCACTGAAGTAGAAGAGGCGGGAAGCGTGGAACAGGAGCTCCACCAGGTAGTGAGGGACCAGCAACACCAGGCCCAGTCTGTGGAGGCTAACACAGGGGAAGAGGAGAGAGGGATGAAGACACAGAATCAACAAAGAACTCAGCGCATGAAGACAACACTGAACATTATCAGATATAGATACTAAACTTTAAAAATACTCTTCTTACAGATACGGCTGAAAACACAGTGCGACACCACATGGTTTAATTTCCCATATAGAGTCAGCCTTGGCCTAGACCTGGCCTTACGTTTAAAGACTAGGTTCATGGTGTTGTGTGAAAACAATAAAGAAGTCTAATACTTCGCAACCCCCGAGTCTAACTTTTGAGAGGAAAAGAAAACTAACAATAACTTGTGTATTCTTTTTATACACTTTCCTGCAATAGCAACAATTAACAACGTTTTATCACACACTGGTTTCAAATAAGTATGCGAGATATAACTAGGATATGCTTCCTTATTTAATTCTCGGTGGAAGCCATGCGAATATTTAATCATTTCACTCACTTTAAGACGTAGGCACCAGTGATGTGGACAACGTAAAGGCAGATGTAATAGAGCTGGCGGGGGATGTCCTCCTGTGGAAATAAAACAAAGGAGACACAAGTTAGTAACAGCAGCATCAGTAACCTCAAAGAGCACAGCTTGGTTTAAAGGATCACAAAATATTGTATGTAATagttttatttaatgtttagcGATTGATCTTAAGGAACAATGATTTTCTTCAAACACTGCTACAATCAAAACACAAACAACGCTAATTAACACCCCTGTTTTTACACTATATGATACATCTTCTATGCAATTTATGCCTTAACATTTACTTGGCTCTAAAATGATGCCCATACACACATACAAtccctaacaacaacaatggagtagaaaaagcttctttgcCAGCTTCTGCATGCTTattcaaacaaaaaaacatttacagCTTGAGTATAGGTTCTGCAACAaaagtgttgtttttttaaaaggtaTTCCTGGCTCTTACAAACTGCACATCTGCAGAGTTGTCAGCTGATTCTTCATGGAGGCACATGCAAACGCCAGCAGGGATTAGCAGCGGTTAGAGGGGACAATAACTGACTGAGGTATAAACAACTGCAGAGCCATTACACAAAATGTCTTCACCAATTCATCTGTAAAAAGGCTACACCGCAAAAACAAGACTgctgatgtacatacataagttGCTTTCAAGTAAAACCTTTTCTTAAACAAGTCTTACCTTCCGTACTTTTTGAAAGTATAGTTCAGGAAGTGCATGGAGCCAATAGGCAATTTGGCAAATGTAGAAGAACTTGACCTGAAAACTAGACAGAGGACAGGTTGTTCAGAGGAGAGAGTCTGGGTGTTATTTCGTCTTGGACAGAAGTTCATATCATATTAATGAACAATAGATCATGCTGTGCATGGTGCAATGTTCTGTAACTTCTATTAAAACACAGCGAGAGGTGCAACAAATGGCATATCAAACAACATCTATGACTTTCAGAATGTGATATGAAAGTTAGAAGAAAAAACAGGAAATTGTTTCAATCCCATTACCATCTAATTCCAAACAAGTGAAACAATACAAGTGTATAATTTATTTAAAGATAAGGGCTCAAAATACTTCTAAATGGAAAAACGTCCTCAGTAGAACTTCTTTATAATTGGATAATGTGTCAGTTTGTACTTACACCATGTGAGTGTGTGGGTACCCCTCCCATAAGAATGTAGGATTTGTTGCAAAGTCCTCCTGGGGGAGAAGAGACAGGACATCAGATACAGCCTAATGCATGCTGGGACAGAGTGTTTCTTTGACTCCTGACCGCCGTACCGCTGTTAGGATGCTGCAGCCCCAGATGAAGGAGAACAGGTAGAACGCTGCCAACTGTCCAGACTCGTTGAACTTGCTGTGTTTGGTTTTTGACAAATGCAACCTCCTGTTCATTTTCTGAAAATGAACAACATATTACACAAGGTGAACGCATAGATTCATCACGTTGGGGACATTTGATtcttccttttctatctttgaaGGGTGCGTCACTCTTTTAGTTAGTCATATCTCATTTCAAAACAAAGATATTGGTACCTTACATTCCACAATTGGAAAAAGGGTTTAAGCTTATATAACTGCCTGTTACTGAGTTACAGCTGTCGTGCTTCAAAATGAATATAATTAACATCAATGAAGAAGAGGAATATTTCAGCAAGCAAAAGCTTGACTTGTCTTTAGAAGAATTTCCTCTTTGTTGAAAGTCAGCCAAAGGTTTTTATTTTTGGAatcaaataataatgataaccaCTCGGAACTGACATCAAAGATAAAAGACATCATCTTTTCAGTTATTATTGTTTATTCCGCATGCAGCTAGAAGTATTGGATGTGATAACTTAAAAACATCTATACAAGCCTTAGTCATGGATCAGAACAGAGCAAACACACGAGCGTTATTTGATGTGTTTCAAATGAAGAACTAGACCAATACATCTGACAGTGTGCAGGCTGAGAACATAGCGGCAGAGTGATCCTTCGGCACAGTTTGTTTCCCTCATGGCATGTTAATACTCAAAGGTAAAAAGATCAAAATAATAGGTAGCTGTGTGCgaacaataaaaaacaatgtgAGCCAATATTATGGCTGTGGAGTTTGGATATTGATGTACTCACGTCCAGAATATATTCTTGTATCAAGGCATGAAGGATGACTGCAATAAGCAAATAGAAAAACACAGTGGCCACATCTTTAGGGCCGTACTGATACAGGTTCACTGGATCACTTTTCTCATCTGAAACAAAAGAGAAACACAAAGTTAACGCCGAAACAAGCTGAGCATTTTTCCAGAATGTTTTTGCAGGAAAATGCAATTCAATTTCAGTGATCTTAAAAAAGCTGAAATGAGTACTAGTACTGTTAAATTGAGCTCACCAAGAACTTGTGTTACATTGTACTGGactgtgatgaacatgatggcGAACTTGGCTGTGACCTGTGACACAAAGAAAGAAACAGGATCAAATTAAAGAGTTTCTCTCTGATCACGAAAATGTTTCATACAAAGAAATCCAAGCCTTTGGTTAGTTAACTCACACTGAAATAAACATGGGAAATAACTCTTACCTGTTTGGGAACACTACTCTTAGGTGTGATAACTTTCTTCAACATGTGCACATAATCATCAATTCATGCACATACAGATTTAGATTAGTAAGGACTGTCGTGATAGTGCAACATCCTGAATTCAATGATAACCATAAATGGGATCTGGGAACATCCAGGGGTTCTAGCACAATTAGGTATTTTGTAAAGTCACTTTCATTGTTAAAATACCTCTAACCATCagtaaatcaaatcaagttttatttatatagcacatttataaacgatttttggtcgagccaaagtgctgtacatataataaaaatagcctacagtagagacactttacagcaaatacaacagcacagattgttcagaatatcagtatgagaaaaacgacaccctctgtccttagaccctcacatcgtacaaggaaaaacttccagagaaaacccacagtttaagggggaaaatgggagaaacctcagggagagcaacagaggagggattccTCTCCCAGTAATGGTAATGATAATGTATACCAAGCTTTATAACCCATCATTATCTTACAGATAAATATTGACCATGAGTAAATCTGATCAATTTAAACAATATTTCTTTGGGTGTGGAGTGTGGACAGGTCAGTGTATTGTTCCATTTAAAGTTAGCTATACTTTATCTATCCAATCTGTCCAAAATTGCTGGTAGTTAAATGTGTTGCATGTAGGGAGATATTTAGCCTGGCTATTGCCAAAGGCCATATACATGTATTGATTTCCATCGGAGGCAATGCATTAGCCTGGTAAAATGACCTGTTAGCTGTGCCAGTGGGCCTCCTCGCCATCTTCTTTGGCAATCAGTGAGACACATGAGAAGGGAAGGAGAGAGACACACTATCGCCCCCTTGCCCCTGTAGTGCTGCTGTCATGTCAGCTAACGATAGCAGCAGCCGCTAACATCACTCAGCTAACCACAGCTCCTGTCCAAGCACACAGTACCTCGAACATCAGCCCGAGGAGGATAATCATGGCCAAACACGACACCATGTCGGCGTGATTCTGGATCACAAACTCGTGGCTCAGCACCGGGGGACTCTTGTTCTTCTTGCGGAACCCCATGGCTCACCGATGCGGCTCTCCCTGCTCTGGCTCCGGGCTTCAGGCTGCGCTAGTTCCCCCTCCCGCTGCACTGCTGCTGTTGGCGGCCTCACCGGTCCCAACGGACGGCTGTTTGCTGGTCGCTGCAGTCCGGACACACAGTGAAACGCtgcttttaaaaacagtcatgaaGATGCATCGCACCAAACTAAACACTACAGCACAACACCCACTTTCCCTCTGCCTGGTAAAATCAGATGACGGGTCCTCCCACTTCAGAACCCCATTCATGAACCGCCCAGTATCATTGACGTAGAAGGAGAACCCAATTCTTTCTTTGTCAGAattgtactttttttaaattctattTTCATTTTGCTACGAAAAACCAGAAGCTTTAACTCAATAATTGTACACTTGTATACATAACTAAATATAATCTGTAAACCAGGTAATTGAAAGCCAGATTAAAACGAGAGgtaggggagagtggggtaaaTTGAGCCATTTTTTAGTTATGCTGTCCTCTAAACAAGGACAAATGACACATAGTAAAAATGAAAACACTATAATTCAGGATGTCTCCTATCAATGGCAATGATAAGAATTAATATTTGATCAAGGGCAGTGAAAATATtacttcttaaaaaaaaaaagtcttgtgGCTCAATTTACTCGTGAGTAAATTTCCCCCTGACCTGTAGTTGATCCAGGTCAGGGGGGAAATTGAACCACGgttcaaacctgggcatacctgttcaaacctgggcatacctacaacaaatcttaaaggtaactataaacaataaataacaaaccaaatacaagcttagtttttcaaatatttttaatataaatttcgatggaattgattgattttttttacatgttaaaaggaaaagtaaTCATACAAATGGTGATACAATTTCATACATCTTACCAATCAAAGACAGGGTAAAATCAactttaaatgtagcctacaatgAGCTTTTATTATCAATTTGGCCTACTTTCATTAATTTCTCCATTGAAAAACTGGCTCAATTTACCCCAAGGCCCatggttcactttaccccatagccaccattttagaaaaaatagCCTAGCATTAAAATTCAGAGTCATCTTTAGCTTCACATGGTTTAATACGCTGCCAACACATCAACATATACAATATAAGTGTTTAAACcaggatacttttttttttacatgacagccgatatagctgacatctagaaaatgtactttgacaagcaaaaaacgtttttttgtaaaaatgtttacttACTAGAACACAATGAGGATCTCTCTTTCACAGGCAAGGAGAAATGGGAGGAGTTTGCATAATTTCTGGTCACTTGATTACAGATTAAAACCAGATTAAAACGAGAGCTCTGGGTAGGCCTATTTAATTtcctttaaaaaatacagagagAGCTCTCAATTCTAATATTCAGATGCAGTGCCAAAGTTAGGGGCATAACATaacaataatttaaaaaaacattacaaaaaaaacagaGGAGAAACTAATCAAGATCTCCGATGTAAGAGCAAGGCAATTTTAAAAGTCATGCTACAGACGTGCAGTGTCTTTTCTGAACAAGTTTTAGTTTTCTTATTGACTTTTTAACTAAGTATAACAGGAATTATAGCAGTCTAAACCACTAAATACCTTCATTCAGCAACTTTCTATATCAAAAAGGtcggaaatataaaaaaaattaaattctGATGTTTTATTAACCTTGCtaaaaatggaattaaatcCAAGTTTAGAGTAATACATCACTCCTAGTTTTAAAATGTTTGCTAGAACCCCAAAGCATTTAGTTAAGTGTATTTCTTTTTACAGCAGGATATGGATAGATTTAATGAGGCTTTTAATATGGGTTATTGTAGAGGGATCACTGTTCATCTCTCATTGTTTCTCTGTTTTGCTTTCATAACTTGTTTTTAATTAAGTTTTTTACTCTTTATTTCTACAAATATGctattgtttttattcttatcttgctctgtaaagcacttttggctgcaagttatttttattattattatgatttaaTCCTATAATATATTATAGGCAAAATATTAAAGTGTCTAATGTGCATAGCAAGCACCTTTGAAATGTTAAATGCATATTGCGGATAATAGGTTTTCAATTGTTCTGGATGCAGGAGATCTGGGGATCGAACCGTGGTCTCAAATTTAAAACTCAAGATtttattttggagaaaaaaagaaaaaggccgGAAGTTTCCATTGTGTGTGTTTGGAGACCTCCCGTTTTTAACGAATTAACATGTACTTTAGTCATATGATTGTTAGTTACTTATACGGGTTTCATCTGAATGAACGGAAATTAATGGAGAAATGACGGAGATAACCAACAATCAGGTAAGTAATGTTAACATGGCGTTGATCATACACGATCATTACTGCGAACGGCTAATGCTAGCTAGCGTTTTAGCTGTCGTCACCTTAGCTAATTAACCGTGAGTCGAAGTTTTCTTTGAAACAGGGTGGTCTTTCTTTTAATAATGCACGCCAGTGAAAGTCAGTCTTTTTGAGGTTTAAGTAACTGCTGACGTATGTCTTTTGTGGCTATACCTGGGCAGTTTAATGTCATTGTAAATATAACCCCATAGCTTTTTTTATTCGCTAATGATTTGCAGCCTAATGTTATGTCAAATACGCATCCAGGTGACACATTTTGAACACGTTTGGTTCTCTGCCGCTAGAGGTCAGTATGAGACAGGACCGACATAGCTACACATAAGCTAACCCTCTACTTTTAAACCAGTAGTCTGAAATGTGATACAGCTTCACATAACGTAATTGTCATGTTAATATCATATAATTTGTAATAGTGTCAATCATAGGATCCGTTTTAATACAAATTGCGTAGTGTTTCTAATTACTCTCACTGCCCGGCtagctcagtcggtagagcatGAGACTCTTAATCTCAGGGTCGTGGGTTCGAGCCCCACGTTGGGCGCACAACTTTTTCACTTTCGGTCACAAACTGGTTTGTCGTACTCGATTGCATTTTATAAACCTAGGCTATTTGTAAACCACATTTCAGATCTGCGAAGAGATGATAAGACAGTAGAAGATAATACTACATTGTAATAGCTGGTAAATTATGAATAGGTCAAACAAATTAAAGTCAAGTTAGGAAGCGATTATTCCTTTTCTTTTAGTCGGACGTCATTTTTAACTGCGTGTAGGAAAAACCCATTTCAGTATAATGCAGTCCAATATAACCGTATACTTTACACACCTATAGTCATTCTAGTATTGAGTCAACAATTGCTTCAGCGAAACATGTATGACAGGGTTATTATGTAGGATTTATTTTACATCCTATTTGACTAATTGTGTATTTTATCACTGCTGCTGAATATCAAAGGACACAAAAAAACAGGTGCATTATTCAGCTGTGTTTAATTATTAATGATCACTGTTATAGCACAGACGTTAAAGAGGAATACACTAAGCACACTTTATACAAAGCCCCCATGATGTATCATTGAAATGTGAGCATTCCTTCTCATAGAGGAAGGgatacatatttaaaaatgttttactttaattCATGTAAACTGTTAACTCATCGGGTTATTACCAGTCTATGGTTATTACAAAGGCCGTTAAGTTATTTCAGTAACACCAGTAACGTGTGAcattaaaaaatattatttacatAACTATTTTTCACTGTCCTTTACAAATCATCATACACATGTTTTCACTGTACAAATTCTAATTTGAGCTGCCTTATTttcttattgtttttttttcaggCTGCATGTCAAAATAGGTAAGGAGCAACAGCCTTTCTTTTTCTCTTGTAACAGCcaagagggagggaggagtTTAAACAAAGGCCTCTCCACATAAAAAAAAATGGAGGCTTGTGCAGAGAAGCCATGGTGTCCTGCTCTTCACAGTCTACATGCTGCCATTCATACTTCTAAAGCCTTCAAATAAGACAACTACAACCAGGGTCTACACTTGGAAACTTCAAAACAGTGTCACACAGGGTTTGTATGTCAAAAATACTTATATTAATCATGTTATTTTGTGGTTTTGTGGCCTAGTTCTATGCTTATTTTTTCTTCCCCTATCTCTGACACTCACAGTGCTGCCCCTGCCTGCACTGAACAAAGATAATTACTCAGGAAACATTTCGGCCAATCAGAAGCGGCCTTGTATCCTGCCTGTGAGGAAGGCGACCAGTCAGGATCTGGCTAACAACACCGGGGCCTGATCGCCTTGCCTGAAGAACGGAGCCTTCCCCGGCTGAGGGCTGAGAGTGTCCTCCATGTTTTATAAGTGTTGACATAACAGTGTGTCAGGCAGCCATGCATCCACAGAGGTAAGCTCTGTCTTTTTTATCTTAACTCTGATAATAACATGGCTTCCTTCTTGTCGTTGTGGTGACTGTTGCTTTCTCATGATGAATGTGCACACCTTAAAAATCAGTTTagtgtgctgcagcagcaggaggaggagctggGGTGGATTGGAGGCCTCAGCAGGCCTCTGCGCTCCACTGTGGTGAGGGTGGGGGGTTGGGTAACGACTCTCACCCttgctctctctctgtgtctcaggGTCACATGGGTGCCCCAGACAACCAGGCTGCCATACAGGAGGCAGAGTGGACCATGGCAAATCCTTTTCCTTTTTTATAATGCAAAAGAGAGTTAGATTTAAAAA
This Pseudochaenichthys georgianus chromosome 7, fPseGeo1.2, whole genome shotgun sequence DNA region includes the following protein-coding sequences:
- the LOC117449478 gene encoding translocating chain-associated membrane protein 1-like 1 isoform X1; the encoded protein is MGFRKKNKSPPVLSHEFVIQNHADMVSCLAMIILLGLMFEVTAKFAIMFITVQYNVTQVLDEKSDPVNLYQYGPKDVATVFFYLLIAVILHALIQEYILDKMNRRLHLSKTKHSKFNESGQLAAFYLFSFIWGCSILTAEDFATNPTFLWEGYPHTHMVFQVKFFYICQIAYWLHALPELYFQKVRKEDIPRQLYYICLYVVHITGAYVLNLHRLGLVLLVPHYLVELLFHASRLFYFSDENKQKGFTLWALLFVIARLLTLTLSVLTFGFGLPRTENQGFSLAEGNFNVLTIRMTCLAAICLTQAWMMWKFINFQLKKWREHSQNQASKKKAVSPKSKPQKREPTRGGASNGVLKSEDKTSPRARKAKAS
- the LOC117449478 gene encoding translocating chain-associated membrane protein 1-like 1 isoform X2 translates to MGFRKKNKSPPVLSHEFVIQNHADMVSCLAMIILLGLMFEVTAKFAIMFITVQYNVTQVLDEKSDPVNLYQYGPKDVATVFFYLLIAVILHALIQEYILDKMNRRLHLSKTKHSKFNESGQLAAFYLFSFIWGCSILTAEDFATNPTFLWEGYPHTHMVFQVKFFYICQIAYWLHALPELYFQKEDIPRQLYYICLYVVHITGAYVLNLHRLGLVLLVPHYLVELLFHASRLFYFSDENKQKGFTLWALLFVIARLLTLTLSVLTFGFGLPRTENQGFSLAEGNFNVLTIRMTCLAAICLTQAWMMWKFINFQLKKWREHSQNQASKKKAVSPKSKPQKREPTRGGASNGVLKSEDKTSPRARKAKAS